A single genomic interval of Astyanax mexicanus isolate ESR-SI-001 chromosome 4, AstMex3_surface, whole genome shotgun sequence harbors:
- the LOC111189602 gene encoding uncharacterized protein LOC111189602 isoform X2: MDLQNSSKEKRAASPAPSGVSMKSDVSMKNPPEFSSGGGSSGSRTETQRGASPEPSCVSMKSDASIGRRPDFSSEDMTSDPQEKRAASPAPSGVSMKSDVSMKNPPEFSSGGGSSGSRTETQRGASPEPSCVSMKSDASIGRRPDFSSEDMTSDPQ, from the exons atggatcttcagaactccagcaa ggagaagagagcagcatctccagcccccagtggagtgtctatgaagagtgatgtGTCCATGAAGAATCCTCCagagttcagcagtggaggaggaagctctgggtctcg aactgaaacccagagaggagcttctccagaacccagctgtgtttctatgaagagtgacgcgtcCATCGGACGTCGAcctgatttcagcagtgaagatatgacctctgacccaca ggagaagagagcagcatctccagcccccagtggagtgtctatgaagagtgatgtGTCCATGAAGAATCCTCCagagttcagcagtggaggaggaagctctgggtctcg aactgaaacccagagaggagcttctccagaacccagctgtgtttctatgaagagtgacgcgtcCATCGGACGTCGAcctgatttcagcagtgaagatatgacctctgacccacagtga
- the LOC111189602 gene encoding translation initiation factor IF-2-like isoform X1, with the protein MMDLQNSSKEKRAASPAPSGVSMKSDVSMKNPPEFSSGGGSSGSRTETQRGASPEPSCVSMKSDASIGRRPDFSSEDMTSDPQEKRAASPAPSGVSMKSDVSMKNPPEFSSGGGSSGSRTETQRGASPEPSCVSMKSDASIGRRPDFSSEDMTSDPQ; encoded by the exons atgatggatcttcagaactccagcaa ggagaagagagcagcatctccagcccccagtggagtgtctatgaagagtgatgtGTCCATGAAGAATCCTCCagagttcagcagtggaggaggaagctctgggtctcg aactgaaacccagagaggagcttctccagaacccagctgtgtttctatgaagagtgacgcgtcCATCGGACGTCGAcctgatttcagcagtgaagatatgacctctgacccaca ggagaagagagcagcatctccagcccccagtggagtgtctatgaagagtgatgtGTCCATGAAGAATCCTCCagagttcagcagtggaggaggaagctctgggtctcg aactgaaacccagagaggagcttctccagaacccagctgtgtttctatgaagagtgacgcgtcCATCGGACGTCGAcctgatttcagcagtgaagatatgacctctgacccacagtga